TGATCTTGCGCACGACACCAGGCACGCTGTCCACCGGGTAGAGCGATTGATCGGGATACATGGTTCCGGCGCTATTGGCGTCCGCCGCGACCTGCCAGCCGGAGAGATAGATCGCCTTGAGCCCGGCCTTGGCCTGCTGCACGGCCTGGTTGCCGGTGAGGGCGCCGAGCGCGTTGACGAAGGGCTCCGTGTGGATCAGGCCCCACAGCCTCTCGGCGCCGCGTCGGGCCAGGGTATGTTCGATGTGCAGGCTCCCGCGCAGGTTCACGACCTCCGCCGCGCTGTACCCGCGCTCGACATCCTTCCAACGGGGATTGGTCGCCCACTCCTCTTCCAGCTTCTTCACTTCGTTCTCGAACGACATCGCTTCTCTCCCAAAACTCCAAACAGTTGGGCTTCTAGGGCCGGACAGGCCGAAAGCCCGGTCCCGGTGATGGGCTCGTCGAGCCCGCGACGCCGCGTCCTCGATGCTGCGACCCTGAAAGCGCTCCTCACCGAATCCTCGCCGTGGATCGGCAGGGACCCGTGCCCCGGGATCTCCGTAGAGCAATCGATTGTAACCTTACGGCCATCGCCAAGTACACCCACCGGATGGGGGGCGACGGCGAGGGCCACCCGGTTCCGGCCCGCCGCGACCTCGACATCTTACACTGCGACGCAACATTCGACGAGAGTGATGCGATCCGATCGCGCTTGCGCCCCGCCCCCGGCAACGGGATCCCGCGACCGCGTGTACCGAAGCGCTCGCTTGATCTCGCTTGATATGGAATCTGCCGATCCGCTCCGTATAATAGGTGAGACAAGCGGTGTGGACGCCGAAGCGATGTCCGAGAAGACCGAACACGATCACGGTGACGTGGCGCTACGGGAGGCCCGCCCGCGGCTCAGGCGTCCCCCCCTCTACAAGGTGGTCCTGGTCAATGACGATTACACCCCCATGGACTTCGTGGTCCAAGTGCTGGAGCGCTTCTTTGCCAAGAACAGGGAGGATGCCACCCGCATCATGCTCGAGGTCCATATAGCCGGCCGCGGGATCTGCGGGGTGTTCACCCATGAGATCGCCGAGACCAAGACCGCCCAAGTCAATGATTTCGCGCGCGAGCACCGGCATCCCCTGTTATGCACCCTGGAACAGGCCTGAGGCACGCACCCATGCTGAGTAAGGAACTGGAAGTTACACTCAACCGCGCCTTCAAGGAGACGCGGGCGCAGCGCCACGAGTTCATCACCATCGAGCATCTCTTGCTCGCGCTGCTCGACAACGGCGAGGCATCCAAGGTGTTGCGTGCCTGTGGCGCCGATCTCCAACAGTTACGCAAGGATCTGGCGTCCTTCATCCGCGAGACCGCACCGCTTTTGCCGCTCCTCGACAACCGGGACACCCAGCCGACCCTGGGCTTCCAGCGCGTGTTGCAGCGGGCCGTCTTCCATGTGCAGTCCGCCGGCAGGAAAGAGGTCACGGGGGCCAATGTGCTGGTGGCCATCTTCGGCGAGCGCGAGTCCCAGGCGGTCTATCTCCTGAACAAACAGAACGTCACGCGCCTGGACCTCGTGAACTACATCTCCCACGGGATCACAAAGACCGCCGACGGCGAGGACTACGGCGGGGGCCCCGAGGCGGAAGGCGAAAACGGCGGCGAGACCGGCGCCAACCCCCTCCAGGCCTATACGGTCAACCTGAACCGTCAGGCCCAGCTCGGAAAGATCGATCCGCTGATCGGGCGCCGGCAGGAGGTCGAGCGGACCATCCAGATCCTGTGTCGCCGCCGCAAGAACAACCCGCTCTATGTCGGCGAGGCCGGGGTCGGCAAGACCGCCATCGCCGAAGGCCTGGCCAAGATGATCGTCGATGGGGAGGTCCCCGAGGTCCTGGCCCGGAGCACTATCTATGCGCTGGACCTGGGAGCGCTCCTCGCCGGCACCAAGTATCGCGGGGACTTCGAGAAGCGCCTGAAGAGCGTCTTGGCGCACCTGCAGCGCGACCCCGGTGCGATCCTGTTCGTAGACGAGATCCACACCATCATCGGCGCGGGCGCCGCCTCGGGCGGGGTGATGGACGCCTCCAACCTCATCAAACCGGTGCTCGCCTCCGGCGAGCTCAAGTGCATCGGCTCCACTACCTATCAGGAATACCGCGGCATCTTCGAGAAGGACCGGGCGTTGTCACGGCGCTTCCAGAAGATCGACATCAGCGAGCCCTCCGTCGAGGACACCATCAAGATCCTGGCGGGACTCAAGTCCCGATTCGAGCACCATCACCGGGTCAAGTACACCCACCAGTCGCTACGCGCCGCGGCCGAGCTGACGGAGCGTTACTTGAGCGACCGCCATCTGCCCGACAAGGCCATCGACGTCATCGACGAGGTCGGCGCCAGCCAGCAGCTCCTGCCGCCATCGCGCCGGAAAAAGGTCATCGGGGTGGGCGATATCGAGCACATCGTCGCCAAGATCGCCCGCATTCCCCCGAAAAGCGTGTCGGCCTCGGACAAGCACGCGCTCAAGAACATCGCCCGCGACCTCAAGCTCGTGGTGTTCGGCCAGGATCAAGCCATCGAGGGCCTGGCCTCGGCCATCAAGATGTCGCGTTCGGGGCTCGGGGACCACGAGCGGCCCATCGGCTCGTTCCTGTTCGCCGGGCCGACCGGGGTCGGCAAGACCGAGGTCAGCCGCCAGCTCGCGCGCATCATGGGCATCGAGCTGTTGCGCTTCGACATGTCGGAGTATATGGAGCGTCACACCGTGTCGCGCCTCATCGGGGCGCCACCGGGCTATGTGGGCTTCGATCAGGGTGGCCTTCTGACCGAGGCGATCAACAAGCACCCGCATGCCGTCCTGCTCCTCGACGAGATCGAGAAGGCCCATCCCGATGTCTATAACCTCTTGCTCCAGGTCATGGACCACGGGGCCTTGACGGACACCAACGGACGCCAGACCGACTTCCG
Above is a genomic segment from Pseudomonadota bacterium containing:
- the clpS gene encoding ATP-dependent Clp protease adapter ClpS translates to MSEKTEHDHGDVALREARPRLRRPPLYKVVLVNDDYTPMDFVVQVLERFFAKNREDATRIMLEVHIAGRGICGVFTHEIAETKTAQVNDFAREHRHPLLCTLEQA
- the clpA gene encoding ATP-dependent Clp protease ATP-binding subunit ClpA, with protein sequence MLSKELEVTLNRAFKETRAQRHEFITIEHLLLALLDNGEASKVLRACGADLQQLRKDLASFIRETAPLLPLLDNRDTQPTLGFQRVLQRAVFHVQSAGRKEVTGANVLVAIFGERESQAVYLLNKQNVTRLDLVNYISHGITKTADGEDYGGGPEAEGENGGETGANPLQAYTVNLNRQAQLGKIDPLIGRRQEVERTIQILCRRRKNNPLYVGEAGVGKTAIAEGLAKMIVDGEVPEVLARSTIYALDLGALLAGTKYRGDFEKRLKSVLAHLQRDPGAILFVDEIHTIIGAGAASGGVMDASNLIKPVLASGELKCIGSTTYQEYRGIFEKDRALSRRFQKIDISEPSVEDTIKILAGLKSRFEHHHRVKYTHQSLRAAAELTERYLSDRHLPDKAIDVIDEVGASQQLLPPSRRKKVIGVGDIEHIVAKIARIPPKSVSASDKHALKNIARDLKLVVFGQDQAIEGLASAIKMSRSGLGDHERPIGSFLFAGPTGVGKTEVSRQLARIMGIELLRFDMSEYMERHTVSRLIGAPPGYVGFDQGGLLTEAINKHPHAVLLLDEIEKAHPDVYNLLLQVMDHGALTDTNGRQTDFRNVVIIMTTNAGADRISRASIGFTVQDHMSDANEAIRRIFSPEFRNRLDAIVPFNPLDDRTIAQVVEKFLAELEAQLDAKDVSLEVDEKARAWLAEHGHDPLMGARPMGRLIQDKVKRPLAEELLFGKLESGGSVVITVEGEDLALRVAAREATVAD